A single region of the Sulfurimonas sp. genome encodes:
- a CDS encoding 2Fe-2S iron-sulfur cluster-binding protein, with protein MIKFKINGQEFSANKGETILDVARREGIYIPTMCYLPKTTANASCRMCCVEVEGQDGFVLSCNTPPVEGIEVKTDSDSLYKERQNIMKMYNVNHPLQCGVCDKSGECDLQNKTLEFSVEEQTFAVRDQARKKKKWGVHTYDPGLCILCEKCTAVCNEVVGSEALYIKPGGYKSEIDINRKNCIECGECISVCPVGAMASTEFKYSSNAWELKQVPSACAHCSSACSLNYESKGDSILRVTNESEFSSLCGAGRFGFDYENKVLNKDEDSFADALQNLKSAKNVIFTSAITNEEAYILNELKKKLGFNLVNDEAKKYQEFMESFASSANTLLYNGTLEDIKKSDYVISVGCSISSDNPMIRFSLAQAVNHNKAYVASVHPVEESSIANLVSLFIKNEVGSEEAALAMIADTFVEDKSNQQDFFDSLDLGYLCGESNISEEELEQLKRGYFRKNNPMLIIGEDVINHPRANNIALIAGYLQKNTSFKVVVIPPVTNTLGVSLICDLDEAQDGLSVGYNVKADYTLSAKGNGDLDMPALNQQEGTFVNIDKNLVVLNSGVEYKGYELNDLASALGVVSENTIDYTHKLGFKDIAFDELDYFYDNIGNEYRGYKIEAKSNRKRPKLDEVEELGEFNGSVVYSKNPIDQFSIFTKDCKQIMEKTDLVGSEQFAMAAKIKSGDKVKFIIDGIEYVRNFQLDRHLKGTIAYNPTFDVDSKSSNYRYNQVKLEVINE; from the coding sequence ATGATTAAGTTTAAAATTAATGGACAAGAATTTAGCGCTAACAAAGGTGAGACTATCTTAGACGTTGCAAGACGTGAAGGTATATATATACCTACTATGTGTTATCTGCCAAAAACTACAGCTAATGCATCATGTCGTATGTGTTGTGTAGAGGTTGAAGGTCAAGATGGTTTCGTACTTTCATGTAATACTCCTCCTGTAGAGGGTATTGAAGTAAAAACTGATTCAGATTCACTTTACAAAGAGCGTCAGAATATCATGAAGATGTACAATGTAAACCACCCTTTACAGTGTGGTGTTTGTGATAAGTCTGGTGAGTGTGATCTTCAAAATAAAACTCTTGAGTTTTCAGTTGAAGAACAAACGTTTGCAGTACGTGATCAAGCACGTAAGAAGAAAAAGTGGGGTGTTCACACTTATGATCCGGGTCTTTGTATTCTTTGTGAAAAGTGTACAGCTGTTTGTAACGAAGTTGTAGGTAGTGAAGCACTTTATATTAAACCGGGTGGATACAAATCTGAGATCGATATAAATCGCAAGAACTGTATAGAATGTGGTGAGTGTATATCTGTTTGTCCTGTTGGAGCAATGGCTTCTACAGAGTTTAAATATTCATCAAATGCATGGGAGCTAAAACAGGTTCCATCAGCATGTGCACATTGTTCAAGTGCGTGTTCACTTAACTACGAGTCCAAAGGTGATAGTATTCTTAGAGTTACTAACGAATCAGAGTTTTCATCACTATGTGGTGCAGGAAGATTTGGATTTGATTATGAAAACAAGGTTCTAAACAAAGATGAAGATTCATTTGCTGATGCACTTCAAAATTTAAAAAGTGCTAAAAATGTAATATTCACTTCTGCAATAACTAATGAAGAAGCTTATATTTTAAATGAGTTAAAGAAAAAACTTGGATTTAACCTTGTAAATGATGAAGCTAAAAAATATCAAGAGTTTATGGAGAGTTTTGCATCATCAGCAAATACTTTACTATATAATGGGACACTCGAAGATATTAAAAAAAGTGATTATGTAATCTCAGTTGGATGTTCAATATCTTCTGATAATCCTATGATCAGATTTTCACTTGCACAAGCTGTAAACCATAATAAAGCATATGTAGCATCTGTACACCCAGTAGAGGAAAGCTCTATTGCAAACTTAGTATCTTTATTTATTAAAAATGAAGTTGGAAGTGAAGAAGCTGCCTTAGCTATGATAGCTGATACATTTGTTGAAGATAAGTCAAATCAACAAGATTTTTTTGATTCACTTGACTTAGGTTATCTTTGTGGTGAGAGCAATATATCTGAAGAAGAGTTAGAACAGTTAAAACGTGGATATTTTAGAAAAAACAACCCAATGTTAATAATCGGTGAAGATGTTATTAATCATCCTCGTGCGAACAACATAGCACTTATTGCAGGATATTTACAAAAAAATACTTCGTTCAAAGTTGTTGTAATTCCACCTGTAACAAATACACTTGGTGTAAGTCTGATCTGTGATCTAGATGAGGCTCAAGATGGACTAAGTGTAGGTTACAACGTTAAAGCTGATTACACGTTGAGTGCAAAAGGTAACGGTGATTTAGATATGCCTGCTTTAAATCAGCAAGAGGGGACATTTGTTAATATTGACAAAAATCTTGTTGTTCTAAATTCAGGTGTTGAGTATAAAGGTTATGAGTTAAACGATTTAGCTTCAGCCTTAGGTGTAGTTAGTGAAAATACTATTGATTATACTCACAAGTTAGGTTTTAAAGATATAGCATTTGATGAACTTGATTATTTTTATGACAATATCGGAAATGAATACCGTGGTTACAAAATTGAAGCAAAAAGCAATAGAAAAAGACCAAAACTGGATGAAGTAGAAGAATTAGGTGAGTTTAACGGAAGTGTTGTATATAGTAAAAATCCAATAGATCAGTTTTCAATCTTTACAAAAGACTGTAAACAGATTATGGAAAAGACTGATTTAGTAGGTTCTGAGCAATTTGCAATGGCAGCTAAAATAAAGTCTGGAGATAAAGTGAAATTTATAATTGATGGAATAGAGTATGTAAGAAACTTTCAACTCGATAGACATTTAAAAGGTACGATTGCCTATAATCCTACTTTCGATGTCGATTCAAAATCATCAAATTATAGATACAATCAAGTAAAGTTAGAGGTAATAAATGAGTAG
- a CDS encoding NADH-quinone oxidoreductase subunit B family protein has translation MAQHKINYTQDGGLPVALTSIDKIANWGRSNSLWALTYGLACCGIEMMASGASRYDFDRFGTIFRASPRQADVMIVAGTLTKKHAEFIKRLYDQMTEPRWVISMGSCANTGGMFNTYATVQGADRIIPVDLYLPGCAPRPETLQYGVMLLQKKIRANKAGRAQKAKRLM, from the coding sequence ATGGCACAACATAAAATAAATTATACACAAGATGGTGGTTTACCTGTAGCACTTACATCTATTGATAAGATTGCTAACTGGGGACGTTCGAACTCACTATGGGCACTTACTTATGGTCTTGCTTGTTGTGGTATCGAGATGATGGCATCAGGTGCGTCAAGATATGACTTTGACCGTTTTGGTACTATTTTCCGTGCATCTCCTCGTCAGGCAGATGTTATGATCGTAGCAGGTACTTTAACTAAAAAGCACGCTGAATTCATTAAACGTCTTTATGATCAAATGACTGAGCCTAGATGGGTTATCTCTATGGGTTCATGTGCAAATACTGGTGGTATGTTTAACACATATGCAACTGTTCAAGGGGCTGACAGAATTATCCCTGTTGATTTATACCTTCCAGGTTGTGCACCTCGTCCAGAGACACTTCAGTATGGTGTTATGTTACTTCAAAAGAAAATTCGTGCAAACAAAGCAGGTCGTGCACAAAAAGCTAAAAGGTTAATGTAA
- the nuoD gene encoding NADH dehydrogenase (quinone) subunit D — translation MAQVKNRLTPFFENITFDREDNELILNFGPQHPSAHGQLRLMLHLQQEQIVKAHPDVGYLHRGMEKMAENMIYNEFMPTTDRMDYIASSSNNYGFALAVEKLVGLEVPRRAKVIRMMLLEINRLMSHLFWLATTALDIGAMTVFLFAFREREYLMDIMEGYCGARLTHAAIRIGGVPLDIQDSFIAQLKTFLDKLPQNIKDYEDLLDQNRIWLMRMEEVGTIPTDMALSWGCTGPMLRASGVAWDIRKEEPYELYDEVEFNVPYSDKGDNYARYRIYMEEMRESAKILYQTIDMYQETVKNNQTELMAHAPQYVSAPKLDIMTQNYSLMQHFVLVTQGMRPPVGEVYVPTESPKGELGFFINSQGGAYPYRLKLRAPSFWHTGILTDLLPGHYIPDVVSIIGTTNIVFGEVDR, via the coding sequence ATGGCACAAGTAAAAAATAGATTAACGCCGTTTTTTGAAAATATTACTTTTGATAGAGAAGATAATGAACTTATATTAAACTTCGGTCCTCAGCACCCATCAGCTCATGGACAGTTACGTTTAATGCTTCACCTTCAACAAGAGCAAATCGTAAAAGCACATCCTGATGTTGGATACCTTCACCGTGGTATGGAGAAGATGGCTGAAAACATGATCTACAATGAGTTCATGCCGACAACTGACCGTATGGATTATATCGCTTCATCTTCAAACAACTACGGTTTTGCATTAGCAGTTGAAAAACTTGTAGGTTTAGAAGTACCTCGTCGTGCAAAAGTAATTCGTATGATGCTTTTAGAGATCAACCGTTTAATGTCTCACCTTTTCTGGTTAGCTACAACGGCACTTGATATCGGAGCAATGACAGTATTCTTATTTGCATTCCGTGAACGTGAATATTTAATGGATATTATGGAAGGTTACTGTGGTGCACGTTTAACTCATGCAGCTATCCGTATCGGTGGTGTACCTTTAGATATTCAAGACAGTTTTATAGCTCAGCTAAAAACTTTCTTAGATAAACTACCTCAAAACATTAAAGATTACGAAGATCTACTTGATCAAAACCGTATCTGGTTAATGAGAATGGAAGAGGTTGGTACTATACCAACTGATATGGCACTATCTTGGGGTTGTACAGGTCCAATGCTTCGTGCATCTGGTGTAGCTTGGGATATCCGTAAAGAAGAGCCGTACGAGTTATACGATGAAGTTGAGTTTAATGTTCCTTACTCTGACAAAGGTGATAACTATGCTCGTTACCGTATCTACATGGAAGAGATGAGAGAGTCTGCGAAGATCCTTTATCAAACAATAGATATGTATCAAGAGACTGTAAAAAACAACCAAACTGAACTTATGGCTCATGCACCTCAGTATGTTTCAGCTCCAAAGTTAGACATTATGACTCAGAACTACTCATTAATGCAACACTTTGTACTTGTAACTCAAGGTATGCGTCCACCTGTAGGTGAGGTTTATGTTCCGACTGAATCTCCAAAAGGTGAGCTTGGTTTCTTTATCAATTCTCAAGGTGGAGCTTATCCGTATAGACTTAAACTTCGTGCGCCGTCTTTCTGGCATACAGGAATTTTAACTGACCTATTACCTGGTCACTATATTCCGGATGTTGTATCGATCATCGGTACTACAAATATCGTATTTGGTGAGGTAGATAGATAA
- a CDS encoding ATP-binding protein has product MKTLVEFLKEKNIAKSQIFSQLKCSENEAKILQYLAFKYVEGNDDVLVLDILQSLFGADNYEYLAHLKEIKNLLELGWLNQQSFTPMKIAEVTPLELLNTAVGLAASFLKLMQDVTAEMDLPEAKPYIDHLEYLQDQFFRIELYQKISSIRQNVHEHSLGIERIQNKLKLLEARIEQRVEQTEEKLVLDKFFKQKKMEGLEQVIFIALLREEYSATDASLREMNTLIDLISIDEYDRIKNRSLLEEGSHLLSEGIIDYEEMLNPFGGISRAFYIADDVLQSIIHPNKNKKVTRLKLNALIEEQDIFELVEPTTSLDDVVLSPDTRDTLDNLMRQVDKEVVNRLVEWGIKDKKRGIDARIIFYGAAGTGKTMTAYSLAKSLKRQVLAFDCSKILSMYVGESEKNVRKIFDTFYDLTEKTKTEPILLLNEADQFLGSRSSGNITGSDQMHNQMQNIFLEQIENFRGMLIATTNLLENIDKAFSRRFNYKIEFKKPNEAQREQLWEKMLPKKAPYEKDFSIKKLAHYPLSGGQINLIVKNTAYKVAVKDKPLFTMKDFADEIHREKVGNFDSEKVMGFLE; this is encoded by the coding sequence TTGAAAACATTAGTAGAATTTTTAAAAGAAAAAAATATAGCTAAATCGCAAATATTTTCACAATTAAAATGTAGTGAAAACGAGGCTAAAATCCTTCAGTATTTAGCTTTTAAATATGTAGAAGGTAATGATGATGTCTTAGTTCTAGATATACTGCAAAGTCTTTTTGGAGCAGATAACTATGAGTACCTAGCACATTTAAAAGAGATTAAAAATCTTCTTGAACTTGGTTGGTTAAATCAGCAAAGTTTCACACCTATGAAAATAGCTGAAGTAACACCATTAGAGCTTTTAAATACTGCTGTAGGATTAGCTGCATCATTTTTAAAATTGATGCAGGATGTTACTGCAGAGATGGATCTTCCAGAAGCAAAACCATATATAGATCATCTGGAATATCTGCAAGATCAGTTCTTTAGAATAGAGTTATATCAAAAGATAAGCTCAATTCGTCAAAATGTACATGAACACTCGCTTGGGATTGAGAGAATTCAAAACAAGCTAAAACTGCTTGAAGCAAGAATTGAGCAAAGAGTTGAACAAACGGAAGAGAAACTTGTTTTAGATAAGTTTTTCAAACAAAAAAAGATGGAAGGGTTAGAGCAGGTTATATTTATAGCACTTTTACGTGAAGAATACTCAGCGACAGATGCATCTTTAAGAGAGATGAATACTCTTATTGATCTAATCTCAATAGATGAGTATGATCGTATAAAAAACCGTTCACTATTAGAAGAGGGTTCACACCTTTTAAGTGAAGGTATAATTGATTATGAAGAGATGCTAAATCCATTTGGTGGAATCAGCCGTGCATTTTATATAGCTGATGATGTACTTCAAAGTATAATCCATCCAAATAAAAATAAAAAAGTAACACGCTTAAAACTAAACGCACTTATAGAAGAACAAGATATTTTTGAACTTGTTGAGCCTACAACTTCACTTGATGATGTTGTATTAAGCCCAGATACTAGGGACACGCTTGATAACTTGATGCGTCAGGTTGATAAAGAGGTTGTAAACCGCCTTGTGGAGTGGGGTATAAAAGACAAAAAACGCGGAATAGATGCGCGTATTATTTTTTACGGAGCTGCTGGAACCGGTAAAACAATGACGGCATATTCGTTAGCAAAATCACTTAAGCGTCAGGTTCTAGCATTTGATTGTTCTAAAATTCTTTCTATGTATGTAGGTGAGAGTGAAAAAAATGTACGTAAAATTTTTGATACATTTTATGATCTGACTGAGAAGACTAAAACAGAACCAATACTATTACTAAACGAAGCAGATCAATTTCTAGGTTCACGCTCAAGCGGTAACATTACAGGTTCAGATCAGATGCATAATCAGATGCAAAACATATTTTTAGAACAAATTGAAAACTTCAGAGGCATGCTTATAGCTACTACGAATCTACTTGAAAATATTGATAAAGCATTCTCTAGACGTTTTAACTATAAAATAGAGTTCAAAAAACCAAATGAGGCTCAAAGGGAACAGCTTTGGGAAAAAATGCTTCCTAAAAAAGCCCCTTACGAGAAAGATTTTTCTATTAAAAAGTTAGCTCATTATCCTCTTTCTGGTGGTCAAATAAATCTCATTGTAAAAAATACTGCATATAAGGTGGCAGTTAAAGATAAACCTCTTTTTACAATGAAAGATTTCGCAGATGAGATCCACAGAGAAAAAGTTGGAAATTTTGATTCTGAAAAAGTCATGGGATTTTTAGAATAG
- a CDS encoding NADH-ubiquinone oxidoreductase subunit E family protein codes for MKRYDLRHLKDNYEPRMKEILDEHKAGEVAIFLFEIGDFTPVQNSADLVKECGYELLNSLKFNEVDWTIVVKKG; via the coding sequence ATGAAAAGATATGACCTTAGACATTTAAAAGATAACTATGAACCTCGTATGAAAGAGATTTTAGACGAGCATAAAGCAGGTGAAGTTGCTATATTTTTATTTGAAATCGGTGATTTTACACCGGTTCAAAATTCGGCAGACTTAGTAAAAGAATGCGGATATGAGCTTCTTAATTCATTAAAATTCAACGAAGTTGACTGGACTATCGTTGTTAAAAAAGGTTAA
- a CDS encoding OmpP1/FadL family transporter → MKKVFVPMFAASALLAGGYNIPEKSVNAVALSSAVVAHSSGVDSAYYNPANISFMSDGSQMELDLIYIGLSKVDYKGSVTTLLGTTNGVATSSEKEDFLVPSFHYISPKVGQVRYALSMVSPGGLSKRWSQQPAAALSEEFSLQTIELNPSVAYMLNDKFSLAAGLRMVYSSGVVKAQIPTVYLQKLEGDSLDFGYNLALAYKPTKEVEVGVTYRSNIDLTLDGDADIYHMALINPQRKVGVSVSVPLPASLNIALAYTIAEKTTVEFVYERNFWSSYNSLNFDFEDVVGEAVFGTPSLKDWSDVSAYRFGVTHQLEKYKLMAGIVFDNTPIPESTLGPELPDSDSTSVSVGMRYQVNEKLDFGISTLYSMRDDRKVNNSHLSGEFTDSNILLVSTGIGYKF, encoded by the coding sequence ATGAAAAAAGTTTTTGTACCAATGTTTGCAGCTTCTGCATTACTTGCAGGGGGATACAATATACCTGAAAAATCAGTTAATGCAGTAGCACTTAGTTCAGCAGTTGTAGCACACTCTTCAGGTGTTGATTCAGCTTATTATAATCCGGCGAACATCTCGTTTATGAGTGACGGTTCACAAATGGAACTAGACCTTATATATATAGGATTAAGCAAGGTTGATTATAAAGGTAGTGTTACAACATTACTCGGAACTACAAACGGTGTAGCTACAAGCTCAGAGAAAGAAGACTTTTTAGTTCCTTCTTTTCATTATATATCACCTAAAGTTGGACAGGTTCGTTATGCTTTAAGTATGGTTAGTCCGGGCGGACTTTCAAAAAGATGGTCTCAGCAGCCTGCAGCTGCACTCTCAGAAGAGTTTTCCCTGCAAACTATAGAGCTTAATCCCAGTGTTGCATATATGCTCAATGATAAGTTCTCATTAGCAGCTGGACTTAGAATGGTGTACAGTTCAGGCGTTGTAAAAGCTCAGATTCCTACCGTATATTTACAAAAACTAGAGGGTGATTCTTTGGATTTTGGATATAACTTAGCACTTGCATATAAACCAACTAAAGAAGTTGAGGTAGGTGTGACTTATCGTTCAAATATTGATCTGACTTTAGACGGTGATGCCGATATATATCATATGGCGTTAATTAATCCCCAAAGAAAAGTCGGAGTTAGCGTATCAGTACCGCTACCGGCATCTTTAAACATAGCTTTGGCATATACAATTGCTGAAAAAACAACAGTTGAATTTGTATATGAGAGAAATTTTTGGTCATCTTATAATAGTTTGAATTTTGACTTTGAAGATGTAGTGGGAGAAGCAGTATTTGGAACACCTAGTTTAAAAGACTGGAGTGATGTGAGTGCATACCGTTTTGGTGTTACGCATCAGTTAGAGAAATACAAGTTAATGGCTGGTATAGTTTTTGATAACACTCCAATACCAGAATCAACTCTAGGACCTGAATTACCTGATTCTGACTCTACGTCTGTATCGGTAGGTATGAGATATCAGGTAAATGAAAAGTTAGACTTTGGAATATCAACATTGTATTCAATGCGTGATGACAGAAAAGTTAATAATTCTCACTTAAGCGGTGAGTTTACTGATTCAAATATATTACTTGTATCTACGGGTATAGGATATAAATTTTAA
- a CDS encoding FAD-dependent oxidoreductase, translating into MSKVYFSTWREEQINNIGKPEAEWQESAYNLPVQYNEHSSSKAFIGWDGVAIFDENIDVVKLATEYAHQYQEYSEACGRCAPGRWGGRILYDLLDKIARGEGSVSDMDHLKEVCKSMQLTSKCEIGKTVPNPLLDLMTHFEDTFLECINSQKPSKHYNEDVDYIAKITAPCMDACPAHVDIPAYIEGVRDLRLDDSLRATRQTMPLAHTCGRVCPHPCEDECRRTNLDSPISIMELKRLGADYETDHGLGFYHPGKGKKKAPIGKKVAVIGAGPAGLTTAYYLALDGVEVDVYEELPVLGGEVTVGVPEYRMPWGKYQKDIEAVKDLGVNFIMNHKVTADEMRQFETDYDATMIASGTRLSKKVRCDNERTEIQGYWGAIDFLDWINLYEKFDITTPEHVQKQQMLPTDHVDLTGKTVACVGGGFTSMDVVRCSIRAGAKRVIMLYRRDEKTIIRNTTYEEYHEAVEEGVEFIFHSAVAKMNDENDVLKSLDVDKFELVPDPDGGRPQLVKIEGATETIEVDYLIPAVSQSADFSHLPEEWELEMTSWASLKTNGKDYMTSRKGIFAAGDCEYGPMTIVNAVGQAKRAASVISRYVQNGGEITLTDDEIMEDHLRKMKVYDKNEKITGWLAGVPRQKSEVLDVNIRKYNNQEVNFGFTQEQAISEAERCMRCYYIAMVAR; encoded by the coding sequence TTGAGTAAAGTATATTTCTCAACGTGGCGCGAAGAGCAGATCAACAATATCGGTAAGCCTGAAGCTGAATGGCAAGAATCAGCTTATAATTTACCTGTTCAATATAATGAACATTCTTCTTCTAAAGCGTTTATAGGTTGGGATGGTGTAGCTATATTTGATGAAAATATAGATGTTGTAAAGCTGGCTACTGAATATGCTCATCAATATCAAGAGTATTCTGAAGCGTGTGGTAGATGTGCACCTGGACGTTGGGGCGGACGTATTTTATACGATCTACTAGATAAGATTGCTCGTGGTGAAGGTAGTGTATCAGATATGGACCATTTAAAAGAGGTTTGTAAATCTATGCAGCTGACATCTAAGTGTGAGATTGGTAAAACTGTACCAAATCCACTGCTTGATCTTATGACACATTTTGAAGATACTTTTTTAGAGTGTATCAATAGCCAAAAACCATCAAAACACTATAACGAAGATGTGGATTATATAGCTAAAATTACTGCACCTTGTATGGATGCATGTCCTGCGCATGTTGATATTCCTGCATATATTGAAGGTGTTCGCGATTTAAGACTAGATGATTCTCTACGTGCTACTAGACAAACAATGCCTCTTGCACATACATGTGGACGTGTATGTCCGCACCCGTGTGAAGATGAGTGTAGAAGAACAAATCTTGATTCTCCTATATCTATTATGGAGTTAAAACGTCTTGGTGCTGACTATGAAACAGATCACGGTCTTGGTTTTTACCATCCTGGCAAGGGCAAGAAAAAAGCTCCTATAGGAAAAAAAGTAGCAGTTATCGGTGCAGGACCTGCAGGCTTAACTACAGCATACTATTTAGCACTTGATGGTGTAGAAGTAGATGTTTATGAAGAACTTCCAGTTCTTGGTGGTGAAGTTACTGTCGGTGTACCTGAATATCGTATGCCTTGGGGTAAATATCAAAAAGATATAGAAGCCGTAAAAGATCTTGGTGTTAACTTTATAATGAATCATAAAGTAACAGCTGATGAGATGCGTCAGTTTGAGACAGACTACGATGCGACTATGATAGCTTCAGGAACTAGACTTTCTAAAAAAGTAAGATGTGATAACGAACGTACAGAGATTCAAGGTTACTGGGGTGCAATCGATTTTCTTGATTGGATAAACCTGTATGAAAAATTCGATATTACAACACCTGAACATGTTCAGAAGCAGCAAATGCTTCCAACTGATCATGTTGACCTAACTGGCAAAACAGTTGCATGTGTTGGTGGTGGTTTTACATCTATGGACGTTGTTCGTTGTTCAATTCGTGCAGGTGCTAAGCGTGTAATTATGCTTTATCGTCGTGATGAAAAAACAATTATCCGTAACACTACCTACGAAGAGTACCATGAAGCAGTTGAAGAGGGTGTAGAGTTTATTTTCCACTCGGCAGTTGCAAAAATGAATGATGAAAACGATGTATTAAAGTCACTTGATGTAGACAAGTTTGAGCTAGTACCTGACCCTGATGGTGGTCGTCCACAGTTAGTTAAAATTGAGGGTGCTACTGAGACTATTGAGGTTGATTATCTAATCCCTGCTGTTTCTCAGTCGGCTGACTTTTCACACTTACCAGAAGAGTGGGAATTAGAGATGACGTCTTGGGCATCACTTAAAACAAACGGTAAAGATTACATGACTAGCCGTAAAGGGATCTTTGCAGCAGGTGACTGTGAATATGGTCCAATGACTATTGTTAATGCAGTTGGTCAAGCAAAACGTGCAGCATCTGTAATTAGCCGTTATGTTCAAAACGGTGGTGAGATTACATTAACTGATGATGAGATAATGGAAGATCACTTAAGAAAAATGAAGGTTTATGACAAAAATGAGAAAATTACTGGTTGGTTAGCCGGTGTTCCTCGTCAAAAATCTGAAGTTCTAGATGTAAATATTCGTAAGTATAATAACCAAGAAGTTAATTTTGGTTTTACGCAAGAACAAGCGATTAGCGAAGCTGAACGTTGTATGCGTTGTTACTACATCGCTATGGTAGCTAGGTAA
- a CDS encoding NAD(P)H-quinone oxidoreductase subunit 3, protein MEHITTANPYFGVFVLFVITFGAFIGTTIIARLASRALAAKDTEKIKLSVYECGPEVTKQPNRVSPQFYLFALLFLLFDVEIIFMFPWAVDYKALGWFGLAEMLMFIALLAIGFVYAWKKGALEWHNIK, encoded by the coding sequence ATGGAGCATATTACTACTGCAAATCCGTATTTTGGTGTATTTGTACTATTTGTAATAACATTTGGTGCATTTATAGGAACTACGATAATTGCAAGACTTGCAAGTCGTGCTTTAGCGGCAAAAGATACTGAAAAGATTAAACTTTCAGTTTATGAGTGTGGACCGGAAGTTACGAAACAACCAAATAGAGTTTCACCACAATTTTACTTATTTGCATTACTGTTTTTACTTTTTGATGTGGAGATTATCTTCATGTTTCCGTGGGCAGTTGATTATAAAGCATTAGGCTGGTTTGGTTTAGCTGAGATGCTAATGTTTATCGCATTATTAGCAATAGGTTTTGTTTATGCATGGAAGAAAGGAGCGCTTGAATGGCACAACATAAAATAA
- a CDS encoding NADH-quinone oxidoreductase subunit C, whose amino-acid sequence MRAYKPKDNVQKKPYYTDRYWKAPQVAKFDVESDAQFLADLNAIKAKFEVLDAFIQIEQMTVWINPSDIYGVLELMRDELEYTQLSEMSAIDFLADRGEFEIFYQMLSMAKRKRIRIKMAIKDGQAVDSVSSLFRCADWSEREMFDMFGIEANGHPFMKRILMPYDWQGFPLLKTYPLQGDEFAAWYEVDKIYGKEARDIIGPELRDTARIDRYDSERFARLGHEVPKGMDPDKEENKDKAQSYQEDGGVFMIKKLDKESSKVIDDPQR is encoded by the coding sequence ATGAGAGCATATAAACCAAAAGATAATGTACAAAAAAAACCTTACTACACAGACAGATATTGGAAAGCTCCACAAGTTGCAAAGTTTGATGTAGAAAGTGATGCACAGTTTTTAGCTGATCTGAATGCTATTAAAGCTAAGTTTGAAGTATTGGATGCATTTATCCAAATTGAGCAAATGACTGTATGGATCAATCCATCAGATATTTACGGTGTATTAGAGCTTATGAGAGATGAGTTAGAATATACACAGCTTTCAGAGATGAGTGCTATTGACTTTTTAGCTGATCGCGGTGAGTTTGAGATCTTCTATCAGATGTTAAGTATGGCTAAGCGTAAACGTATTCGTATCAAAATGGCTATCAAAGATGGTCAGGCTGTTGATTCTGTATCTAGCCTTTTCCGCTGTGCTGACTGGAGTGAGCGTGAGATGTTCGATATGTTCGGTATCGAAGCAAACGGACACCCGTTTATGAAGCGTATACTAATGCCTTATGACTGGCAAGGTTTCCCTCTTCTTAAAACTTATCCACTGCAAGGTGATGAGTTTGCTGCATGGTATGAAGTTGATAAAATTTACGGAAAAGAAGCACGCGATATTATCGGGCCTGAACTTCGTGATACTGCTCGTATTGACAGATATGATTCTGAGCGTTTTGCACGTCTTGGTCATGAAGTACCTAAGGGAATGGATCCGGATAAAGAAGAAAATAAAGATAAAGCACAGTCTTACCAAGAAGACGGCGGTGTATTTATGATTAAAAAATTAGATAAAGAGTCATCAAAAGTTATTGATGATCCTCAAAGATAG